One window of the Nocardia terpenica genome contains the following:
- a CDS encoding toxin glutamine deamidase domain-containing protein has product MTLWFPHLPGVGGWLEDFLIGHWPEGDEDAMRRAAGHWSNMATALRELQRPADQAMEAALSSIEGRTHDAMSSYWQEVAGGDGSELQRFIDTCDNFAKQLEHGATDIEYAKLSIYISVASMLAMAFIPVVGEAVDAAAAAAVKLFVRKTVQELIDKLALKGASFLAERVGLGVAEKLGTNAASSLVVNVGKQAVIGAGLGAGTDVAAQGIQVAEGHRDGIDGNSVWQSAASGAVAGAVAGPVSQGIEAAGSKVTGGLADKLGIEHEPGKLASYLTSGASAIPGNLAGNAAASVSSAALTGGPVDFGSIHDGAGGGFIAKPHQAPHPETSSHTDTAPAADTGGTHSHDAPASAHTEQPPTTSTTATRADTAVPADAPRPEVSTAPAAAAAPAVDGTRAATSTAGTGHTDSVAPSPNSTGGGHVTDNPANSHAAPAGGPAAVDHASAGQAPLAHTPDRTAVQAPESVPPKGTGPATDRPMPALAGDRPAPPSTTRPLADIPQRPDLAARPDTQAPPSDRTVAPQRATDIPRPSRADVPDSATPSPRDTSGPPHRLDSVPHAPTDRGPVSPRSPEIPRTPTGAEVPDRHPAPGARDTNTTPHAPEATASLSTDRPSGGTDSRTQAPGPIIAGVPVASPHGLAARSPHETAGPPDSPRGRSDASQPNQKRPERDNGSPRKGQEQPRPRPDDHEPEHHRPHESTAERELPADSADHAVDRTRENAPSGSDPHSAAPGLERLSVPHEPGAEPLELSYGDQKIIGEYAAKRGVSFDDVVRGIQDGSLVLGRHYVFERPTLLETPEQLDPRYLTEVVAHKIDNPRNPRRYANMEPDAFEAGCPDSELPAHLSRSMSGDALASAVTPTDLTKMVVNYDGDGLSPVWRDHSAADAFLDARNALFRMDSRGPEIFGPGFAPRDPSNLSISAHVGDTGRGHADGFVSLSKSPERTIARERNIAADDLDRLAAEGKLERLPDGTFRQIRYMHELYHAHGIDVDATFHDATAHRRYNEGTHYEAEVLAPGGISGDTIYRIWPREIIVDAHGNPVSVTVGEPIYNPRFAHLDNPRFTATHDVPAQAHSRSADEHVQHRQGPPDRVDNDRPATEHAPAPRPDNPPQHTESVHPDNRPQVRESLQAPESHPYQPWLYRAPESEPPRPQEEPGPSHTAPESAPPHAPTHESATPRHAQPRPAPAPMQQHRDPVSDHPRAEPYSPTQHTSEATSPQANRLAPQQPITPVWHQPRPNVTPAPHESVPPHQPVQSHQRQAVPPREQPPAPPPHERPHTPAPSPEHRPEPGPSRPRRGDSVGGLHDPRHGRPHPADPRHAVRSPEMQQAIDARQLRESYRQQMPENGHVTEVAHGRGRNARPAYDVRRYPNAHGGPITVIRIRTHVAVDRHIPPHEVQRLWENTQLATDLAFNHGQRLLSGDRVLIDLVHTPDPNTAHLHINVSDDLRNPANWHPNTQPDLAAERLRHQLGLESGHGPGLNPAEIRQLSNDITHANTGAGIENPSELRKFGKNELQGVERAEYQAAVEDSLRDGDRFLVGADPRSNDYGQLINDGGIGVQGRSNNCLDCALSALASFLGRPQVSAPRWPDRLPDRTIDTHSGEASGLDRAARWIGDGLHQDTSGRPIPEQFARLHELISNMGPGSSALVVNEWHAHDPRTGQPLFNADGTPRTAGSHATVIVYPHDATGPVWWDPQAGTTSDHPPAQLAHGSTGLWYTPIPADEGGAHGGIPHQGASGAVPGPNLQPRPPVPPLPVRDRLAGPADPHPGADHSGTGGRSDEPGDRLGDRSSHRVPELELDNDRGRPPRGETDRTPPDGAAGVSAPGAAEHPAHAGGLGDDRLRRPDPIPDRTAGGEHRVSPDHQQEHSHVPADSTHGGERGLLGGDAQQPGRDLAGRGDLGGVEAVSDHSDHNQSVVAHSAEPPAPGASGRGDAERYLNESRVTDALRRADERGVVTEAGGPIGEAVRSQLPEHPGLVQLMRDNPYLEHSLLEQPKALHSLLERPDSIPILSEAAHSVAERGPESILADPVHVEPTPLTTEQRMISQAVHDAVSDVDIMDQRQPGWDQTRRNDLVYGREFLDRQYAAWPGTQEALNNIARDIAGEANGEQEGRPIPKDRERAWAKILRKYKGDASRLTDLVGAKIEFDRVEDVYRALELIANDPRIDIVSFDDRFATPLPSGYRDLQLNIRMSNGHIAELRLHLSHIDDVAYYEHALYQVRRDFETLADRDHRAMGPEERALRIELQRRFSEIYWDATKKGLPDEFPPDTERGPDDSGPEPDGPVPRSGPNGPTPKPTPDSGGAAHDIPVEADNQHSTARDIELDVPENSSGVRDRAEIGRQVNKALDESVARQIRHLEEEADVKRFLPGAAGRAVRNHLNSEIARLETGKRSLQEFVTQIVTDPRFDPAIADAWYRDGMKLAVRIPDEDGLPTTMMFIDRGPTEDPLLVPLRSLEHAVAVVAREARNDMDPAKLHAELGFMTGRPDEAQGHIAADDPEHALELGVRIVEDSSRVEEVRGQLFADLARSTARHLDAVPERVRDRFSEQGIKPRRNELREYEQKLADDIRDDATQLRNTIAQLTEPGLAPRIYDAWRQAESGVTIQLKSDDHRGNYNERLPRVRLLDMGSGHEPLLVPVDAREHRLAHIGQQLSAGRHPSIILDSLSEPNREVVTLTAEDREQAMALGRKALLDKQIAEELDSAAAAGVLPPEVDAIRRHLGSELNRAADRWLDPGRSTPGTLAARINEREVQSAILHLRSRINESVRIGIDPEMYVAWGRDAPAVGFRIERADVTEQVTVLDLGSERGKRLVPTHSEERELALIDRELRDGTYPPDIVRKLEALSEHSHDETVTDYDAALEEGEPLLPQMAAIRRQVQSSLERSVSETAQFEWKGNFEPTEEQLHAARLDHARSVEAIAQDLRGRVRDHTRAGIDPETYTAWREAHDSVTVTVGHGDHTEHLTMLDLGPDKEPRLVRSRSPEWELYRIERMHETGESIHAVHRDLAAGTQDGHLRAETPEDAIELGREVVRQKKEAYGEIDAMERRSLDAAQRAAAAGEFSPAEFARREQQIRADTRAIREIADRLFRQGIDPRVVARVREMYDGDAAGTLTHRVAIAGPPDVILTIEPESAGGGPQHDHTAGPDHEQQSRTHELESTRVRELAEKREHELVQQQELARKREREIDEQRTRDAAHEREREQEREHERQQARERQAARQEELERTRALRKKYERELARATDAAATRSREHEKTVHSTSRGPERADVREPEHAPVNEFERPQVHEPEQSTTRGPERSPATELAHLPVREPEGDKTRGVDRDGIGTLERDIARLVEQERQLMQRHEHEVAREQELDLLREREREQFMERESARERELAPLRQSILERELEILQTRNAARQFGEELRQIREPSNEVRTPVLEIGQEQVREPERLPTPEPVTIEWRSAERQLGQLLSMVKRAEAPSPAIKVVITATDVREAMARELDCPQEYWQHLVNSPEYQQWLALQREQQEQALAKTRAQGLDEKARGTVRTR; this is encoded by the coding sequence GTGACGCTGTGGTTTCCGCACCTGCCAGGTGTTGGGGGCTGGCTGGAGGATTTCCTCATCGGCCACTGGCCCGAAGGCGACGAGGACGCCATGCGCCGGGCGGCCGGGCATTGGTCGAATATGGCGACAGCGTTGCGGGAATTGCAGCGGCCTGCCGATCAGGCGATGGAAGCCGCGTTGTCGTCGATCGAGGGTCGGACCCACGACGCGATGTCGTCGTATTGGCAGGAGGTGGCGGGCGGGGACGGGAGCGAGCTGCAGAGGTTCATCGACACCTGTGACAATTTCGCCAAACAGCTCGAACACGGCGCCACCGATATCGAATACGCCAAGCTATCGATCTACATTTCGGTGGCGTCGATGCTGGCGATGGCGTTCATCCCGGTCGTGGGGGAGGCCGTTGATGCTGCGGCTGCGGCTGCGGTGAAGCTGTTTGTCCGTAAGACGGTGCAGGAGTTGATCGATAAGCTCGCTCTGAAGGGTGCGTCGTTCCTCGCTGAGCGTGTCGGTCTCGGGGTGGCCGAGAAGCTGGGGACCAACGCGGCGTCGAGTCTGGTCGTGAATGTCGGTAAGCAGGCGGTGATCGGTGCCGGGTTGGGTGCGGGCACGGATGTGGCCGCGCAGGGGATTCAGGTGGCCGAGGGCCATCGGGATGGTATCGATGGGAATTCGGTGTGGCAGTCGGCGGCGTCGGGGGCCGTCGCGGGCGCGGTCGCCGGACCGGTCAGCCAGGGTATCGAGGCCGCGGGTAGCAAGGTCACCGGCGGTCTGGCCGACAAGCTGGGTATCGAGCACGAACCGGGCAAGCTCGCGTCCTATCTGACCAGCGGGGCGAGTGCGATTCCGGGCAATCTCGCCGGTAACGCTGCCGCGTCGGTGTCCTCGGCTGCCCTCACCGGGGGGCCTGTCGATTTCGGCAGCATCCACGACGGGGCCGGTGGTGGCTTCATCGCCAAACCCCACCAAGCGCCCCATCCCGAAACCTCCTCGCACACCGACACCGCGCCCGCGGCCGACACCGGGGGCACACACTCCCACGACGCTCCAGCATCGGCCCATACCGAGCAACCTCCGACCACCTCGACGACAGCCACTCGCGCCGACACAGCGGTACCCGCTGATGCGCCGCGCCCGGAGGTGAGTACCGCACCGGCCGCCGCAGCCGCACCGGCCGTCGACGGCACCCGTGCCGCGACATCCACCGCGGGCACCGGCCACACCGATTCGGTTGCGCCCTCACCGAATTCGACCGGCGGCGGCCACGTCACCGATAATCCGGCCAACTCCCATGCCGCACCCGCCGGTGGACCAGCGGCGGTTGATCACGCCTCTGCAGGGCAGGCGCCGCTCGCTCACACCCCGGACCGAACTGCGGTGCAAGCACCGGAGTCCGTGCCGCCGAAGGGCACTGGCCCTGCAACGGATCGCCCGATGCCTGCCCTGGCGGGAGATCGACCGGCACCACCGAGTACTACTCGCCCACTCGCCGACATCCCTCAGCGTCCAGATCTCGCAGCTCGCCCCGACACACAGGCTCCGCCCTCTGATCGGACCGTTGCGCCCCAGCGCGCCACCGATATTCCTCGGCCGAGCCGGGCAGACGTGCCGGACTCGGCAACACCATCCCCACGCGATACATCTGGCCCGCCGCATCGTCTCGACTCTGTACCGCACGCGCCGACCGACCGTGGCCCGGTGTCGCCGCGGAGTCCCGAAATCCCTCGAACGCCAACTGGCGCCGAAGTGCCGGACCGTCATCCGGCACCAGGCGCCCGCGACACCAACACGACGCCCCACGCTCCCGAAGCCACCGCATCGCTGTCCACCGATCGCCCCTCCGGAGGTACCGACAGCAGGACGCAGGCCCCCGGCCCGATCATCGCCGGTGTCCCCGTCGCGAGTCCGCACGGCTTGGCCGCTCGGTCGCCGCACGAGACGGCGGGACCACCCGACAGCCCTCGTGGACGTTCCGATGCCTCGCAACCGAATCAGAAACGCCCCGAACGAGACAACGGATCACCCCGCAAAGGCCAGGAACAGCCTCGACCACGTCCTGACGATCACGAACCTGAACACCATCGCCCGCACGAATCAACCGCAGAACGCGAACTTCCGGCCGACAGCGCAGACCACGCTGTGGACCGAACGCGAGAAAATGCGCCCTCGGGCAGCGATCCACACTCCGCCGCCCCCGGCCTGGAACGACTGTCCGTGCCGCACGAGCCGGGTGCGGAACCGCTCGAGCTGAGCTACGGCGATCAGAAAATTATCGGCGAGTACGCCGCCAAACGCGGCGTGTCGTTCGATGACGTGGTCCGCGGAATTCAGGACGGATCACTGGTTCTCGGGCGGCATTATGTCTTCGAGCGGCCCACGCTGCTGGAGACGCCCGAACAGCTCGATCCGCGGTATCTCACCGAGGTAGTGGCGCACAAGATCGATAACCCTCGAAACCCGCGGCGCTACGCGAACATGGAACCGGACGCTTTCGAAGCCGGTTGTCCCGACAGTGAATTGCCCGCCCATCTGAGTCGGTCCATGTCTGGTGACGCGCTCGCCAGCGCGGTGACACCGACCGACCTCACAAAGATGGTGGTCAATTACGACGGTGACGGCCTGTCGCCGGTCTGGCGCGATCACAGCGCCGCAGACGCGTTCCTGGATGCCAGAAACGCATTGTTCCGGATGGATTCTCGTGGTCCGGAGATCTTCGGCCCCGGCTTCGCGCCCCGTGACCCGAGCAATCTCAGCATCAGCGCGCATGTCGGTGACACGGGACGCGGCCACGCGGACGGTTTCGTGTCACTGTCGAAGAGCCCGGAGCGCACCATTGCCCGGGAACGTAATATCGCGGCCGACGATCTGGACCGGCTCGCCGCCGAGGGAAAGCTGGAACGGTTGCCCGACGGCACCTTCCGGCAGATCCGCTACATGCACGAGCTGTATCACGCGCACGGCATCGACGTGGACGCCACCTTCCACGACGCCACGGCCCATCGGCGGTACAACGAGGGCACCCACTATGAAGCCGAAGTCCTGGCACCCGGCGGAATCTCCGGCGACACCATCTACCGCATCTGGCCACGAGAGATCATCGTCGACGCCCACGGCAACCCGGTGTCGGTCACAGTCGGCGAACCCATCTACAACCCGCGCTTCGCCCACCTGGACAACCCACGCTTCACCGCCACCCACGACGTCCCCGCGCAAGCGCACAGCCGGTCCGCCGACGAACACGTCCAGCACCGCCAAGGCCCGCCCGATCGAGTCGACAATGATCGCCCGGCAACCGAACACGCACCCGCACCCCGCCCAGACAACCCGCCACAGCACACGGAATCGGTACACCCCGACAACCGGCCGCAGGTTCGGGAATCCTTGCAGGCGCCCGAATCTCACCCGTACCAACCATGGCTGTACCGCGCGCCCGAGTCCGAGCCGCCGAGGCCGCAGGAGGAACCGGGGCCGTCGCACACAGCCCCGGAATCGGCGCCACCGCACGCCCCGACCCACGAGTCCGCGACCCCGCGGCATGCGCAGCCCCGGCCCGCACCGGCACCGATGCAGCAGCACCGCGATCCCGTATCGGATCACCCTCGGGCAGAACCGTATTCGCCGACACAGCACACATCCGAGGCGACTTCACCGCAAGCCAACCGTCTCGCTCCCCAACAGCCGATCACCCCCGTATGGCATCAGCCTCGACCGAATGTGACTCCCGCACCACACGAATCGGTACCGCCCCATCAACCGGTACAGTCACACCAGCGGCAGGCGGTCCCGCCCCGGGAACAACCACCCGCCCCACCACCACACGAACGCCCGCACACCCCCGCACCATCACCCGAACACCGTCCCGAACCGGGACCCAGTCGTCCCCGTCGCGGGGATTCGGTTGGCGGCCTGCACGATCCACGGCACGGCCGACCGCATCCCGCCGACCCACGTCATGCGGTGCGCTCACCGGAGATGCAGCAGGCGATCGACGCTCGCCAACTGCGTGAGTCCTATCGGCAGCAGATGCCCGAGAACGGGCATGTCACCGAGGTCGCCCACGGCCGCGGCCGAAACGCGCGTCCCGCCTACGATGTGCGTCGCTATCCGAATGCCCACGGCGGCCCGATCACCGTCATCCGTATCCGCACCCACGTCGCCGTCGACCGCCATATCCCCCCACACGAGGTCCAGCGCCTCTGGGAGAACACGCAATTGGCCACCGATCTGGCCTTCAATCACGGCCAGCGCCTGCTGTCGGGTGACCGCGTCCTGATCGATCTCGTCCACACCCCCGACCCGAACACGGCACACCTGCATATCAACGTCAGCGACGACCTCCGCAACCCAGCCAATTGGCATCCGAACACCCAACCCGACCTCGCCGCCGAACGACTCCGCCATCAGCTCGGCCTGGAATCGGGCCACGGCCCCGGGCTGAACCCGGCCGAGATCCGGCAGCTCAGCAACGACATCACGCATGCGAACACCGGTGCCGGTATCGAAAACCCGTCCGAGCTACGGAAATTCGGCAAGAACGAACTACAAGGCGTGGAGCGGGCCGAGTATCAGGCCGCGGTCGAGGACTCCCTGCGCGACGGCGATCGGTTCCTGGTCGGGGCGGATCCCCGCAGCAACGACTACGGACAGTTGATCAACGACGGCGGGATCGGTGTTCAGGGCCGTAGCAACAACTGCCTGGACTGCGCGCTGTCGGCATTGGCGTCGTTCCTCGGGAGACCCCAGGTTTCCGCGCCCCGATGGCCGGACAGATTGCCGGACCGCACGATCGACACCCATAGCGGCGAAGCCAGCGGCCTCGATCGCGCCGCACGGTGGATCGGCGACGGCCTGCACCAGGACACCAGCGGACGCCCGATACCGGAACAGTTCGCGCGGCTGCACGAATTGATCAGCAATATGGGGCCCGGATCGTCGGCACTGGTCGTCAACGAATGGCACGCTCACGATCCACGGACCGGGCAACCGCTGTTCAACGCCGACGGAACCCCCAGGACAGCGGGCTCGCACGCCACTGTCATCGTGTACCCGCACGACGCCACGGGGCCGGTGTGGTGGGATCCCCAGGCCGGCACCACGTCCGACCACCCACCGGCACAGTTGGCGCACGGATCCACCGGCCTGTGGTACACACCCATCCCCGCAGACGAAGGAGGCGCCCATGGCGGAATACCGCACCAGGGAGCAAGTGGAGCAGTACCTGGCCCGAATCTTCAACCCCGACCGCCGGTTCCACCTCTACCCGTTCGAGACCGGCTGGCTGGTCCAGCCGATCCTCACCCCGGAGCAGACCACAGCGGGACAGGCGGTCGGTCTGACGAACCTGGTGATCGACTCGGAGACCGGAGTAGTCACCGAGTACCCGAGCTGGAGCTCGACAATGATCGCGGACGACCACCGCGAGGCGAAACAGACCGGACGCCCCCCGACGGGGCGGCAGGTGTATCCGCCCCAGGCGCGGCTGAGCATCCAGCGCACGCGGGAGGACTCGGAGACGATCGACTACGACGTCCGGATCCGATCCCAGACCGAACCGCCGGGGGAGAACACCGAGTATCGCCTGACCATCAACAAGAGCACTCTCACGTACCAGCCGACAGCACACATGGCGGCGAACGTGGTCTCCTGGGCGGAGATGCACAGCAGCCAGGACGGGACCTGGCCGGACGAGGGGACCTGGGAGGAGTAGAGGCCGTATCCGACCACTCCGACCATAATCAATCAGTCGTCGCGCATTCTGCGGAGCCCCCTGCTCCCGGAGCTTCCGGTCGCGGTGACGCGGAACGCTACCTGAACGAATCGCGCGTCACTGATGCACTACGACGAGCAGATGAGCGCGGTGTCGTCACCGAGGCCGGGGGACCGATCGGAGAAGCCGTGCGCAGCCAACTGCCCGAGCATCCGGGCTTGGTGCAGTTGATGCGGGACAATCCTTATCTGGAGCACTCGCTTCTCGAGCAGCCGAAGGCGCTGCATTCACTGCTGGAGAGGCCGGATTCGATACCGATTCTGTCCGAGGCAGCGCATTCGGTCGCCGAGCGCGGTCCGGAGTCCATATTGGCAGATCCGGTTCATGTCGAACCGACGCCGCTCACGACCGAACAGCGGATGATATCGCAGGCTGTCCACGATGCTGTGAGCGATGTGGACATCATGGATCAACGCCAACCCGGATGGGACCAGACCAGAAGGAACGACCTTGTCTACGGTCGTGAGTTCCTGGATAGGCAGTACGCCGCCTGGCCAGGAACTCAGGAGGCATTGAACAATATCGCCCGTGATATAGCCGGGGAGGCCAATGGTGAACAAGAAGGACGCCCCATTCCGAAGGATCGCGAACGGGCCTGGGCCAAGATCCTGAGGAAATACAAAGGTGACGCCTCTCGCCTCACCGACCTGGTCGGCGCTAAAATTGAGTTCGACAGAGTCGAGGATGTCTATCGCGCTCTCGAATTGATTGCGAATGATCCGCGCATTGATATCGTTTCGTTCGATGACCGATTTGCGACGCCGCTGCCGTCCGGTTATCGTGATCTGCAACTGAATATTCGCATGTCGAACGGCCATATTGCGGAGCTCCGGCTGCATCTCAGTCATATCGATGACGTTGCATACTACGAACACGCCCTATATCAGGTTCGTCGAGACTTCGAAACGTTGGCAGATCGAGACCACCGCGCTATGGGGCCGGAGGAAAGGGCACTCCGGATCGAGCTCCAGCGTCGTTTCAGCGAGATTTATTGGGATGCTACGAAGAAGGGGCTCCCCGACGAGTTTCCACCTGATACCGAGCGAGGCCCCGACGACTCTGGACCCGAGCCCGACGGGCCCGTACCGAGGTCCGGCCCCAACGGTCCGACGCCGAAACCGACCCCGGACTCGGGTGGCGCTGCGCACGATATCCCCGTCGAAGCCGATAATCAGCATTCAACCGCGCGTGACATCGAATTGGATGTACCGGAGAACTCCTCGGGAGTTCGTGACCGGGCAGAGATCGGGCGACAGGTAAACAAGGCCCTCGACGAGTCGGTTGCCCGGCAGATTCGGCACCTCGAGGAGGAAGCTGATGTGAAGCGGTTCCTTCCCGGGGCTGCGGGACGCGCTGTCAGGAATCACTTGAATTCAGAGATCGCAAGGCTGGAAACCGGCAAGCGAAGCCTTCAAGAATTCGTGACCCAAATCGTGACCGATCCCAGATTCGATCCTGCGATCGCCGACGCCTGGTATCGCGACGGAATGAAGCTGGCCGTGCGGATTCCGGATGAAGACGGGCTCCCCACTACAATGATGTTCATCGACCGCGGCCCTACCGAAGACCCACTACTGGTCCCGCTGCGATCGCTGGAACATGCAGTCGCTGTCGTTGCACGCGAGGCCCGCAACGATATGGATCCCGCGAAGCTGCACGCCGAGCTCGGGTTCATGACCGGTCGTCCGGACGAGGCCCAGGGGCACATTGCTGCGGATGACCCGGAGCATGCCTTGGAACTCGGCGTACGGATCGTCGAAGACTCCTCTAGAGTCGAGGAAGTGCGTGGGCAGTTGTTTGCCGACCTGGCCCGGTCGACTGCTCGGCACCTCGATGCGGTGCCCGAGCGGGTTCGCGATCGCTTCTCCGAACAGGGCATCAAACCCCGGAGAAACGAACTCCGAGAATACGAACAGAAACTGGCCGACGACATACGAGATGACGCGACACAGCTGCGAAACACAATCGCGCAGCTGACCGAGCCGGGCCTCGCACCCCGGATCTACGACGCATGGCGACAGGCCGAGTCGGGGGTGACGATCCAGCTGAAGTCCGACGACCATCGCGGCAACTACAATGAACGACTGCCGCGGGTGCGACTGCTGGACATGGGTTCTGGCCATGAGCCGCTACTGGTGCCTGTAGATGCCCGGGAACACCGGCTCGCCCATATCGGACAACAACTCTCAGCCGGTAGGCACCCATCCATCATCTTGGACTCGCTGAGCGAACCGAACCGCGAGGTCGTGACGCTTACCGCCGAAGATCGCGAGCAGGCCATGGCTCTTGGGCGAAAAGCCCTGCTGGACAAGCAGATCGCCGAGGAACTCGACTCGGCGGCCGCTGCGGGGGTACTGCCGCCGGAGGTCGACGCGATCCGCCGCCACCTCGGTTCCGAACTGAATCGAGCAGCCGACCGATGGCTGGATCCCGGTCGCTCTACGCCCGGAACACTTGCCGCCCGTATCAATGAGCGTGAGGTGCAAAGCGCGATCCTGCACCTGCGCTCACGCATCAACGAAAGCGTGCGCATAGGGATCGATCCCGAGATGTATGTTGCGTGGGGCCGTGACGCCCCAGCCGTCGGGTTCCGTATCGAGCGTGCGGATGTGACAGAACAGGTCACGGTGCTCGATCTGGGTTCCGAACGCGGCAAGCGACTGGTGCCGACCCATTCCGAAGAGCGCGAACTCGCCCTGATCGATCGTGAGCTGCGCGACGGCACATATCCGCCCGATATTGTGCGGAAGCTCGAAGCTCTGTCGGAGCACTCCCACGATGAGACGGTGACCGACTACGACGCCGCCTTGGAGGAGGGTGAGCCGTTGCTGCCACAGATGGCAGCAATCCGCCGACAGGTCCAGTCATCGCTCGAGCGATCCGTCTCCGAGACTGCGCAATTCGAGTGGAAAGGCAACTTCGAACCCACCGAGGAGCAGTTGCACGCGGCAAGGCTCGACCATGCGCGATCGGTCGAGGCCATCGCACAAGACCTTCGTGGGCGTGTACGCGATCACACCCGCGCGGGCATCGACCCGGAAACGTACACGGCATGGCGGGAGGCGCATGACAGCGTGACGGTGACTGTCGGCCATGGAGACCATACCGAGCACCTGACGATGCTGGACCTCGGCCCCGATAAGGAACCGCGCCTCGTTCGTAGCCGGTCCCCGGAATGGGAGTTGTATCGGATCGAGCGGATGCATGAGACCGGTGAAAGCATTCATGCGGTTCATCGGGATTTGGCGGCCGGGACACAGGATGGACATCTGCGCGCGGAAACCCCGGAGGATGCGATCGAGCTGGGCCGAGAAGTGGTGCGGCAGAAGAAAGAAGCGTACGGCGAGATCGACGCCATGGAGCGGCGATCCCTCGACGCCGCACAACGTGCGGCCGCCGCGGGCGAGTTCAGCCCGGCCGAATTCGCCCGTCGTGAACAGCAAATACGTGCCGACACTCGAGCCATCCGTGAGATTGCGGACCGACTGTTCCGGCAGGGCATCGATCCACGCGTGGTCGCCCGGGTCCGTGAAATGTACGACGGCGACGCCGCCGGCACACTCACGCACCGAGTGGCAATCGCCGGGCCGCCGGATGTCATCCTCACCATCGAACCAGAATCGGCAGGCGGCGGGCCACAACACGACCATACAGCCGGACCAGATCACGAGCAGCAGAGCCGAACTCACGAACTCGAGTCGACTCGCGTACGAGAGCTTGCCGAAAAGCGTGAGCACGAACTGGTGCAACAGCAGGAGCTGGCCCGGAAGCGGGAACGCGAGATCGATGAACAGCGTACCCGTGACGCTGCCCATGAACGAGAACGTGAACAAGAACGCGAACACGAGCGGCAGCAAGCCCGTGAGCGCCAAGCCGCCCGTCAAGAGGAACTCGAGAGGACACGCGCCCTACGAAAGAAGTACGAGCGTGAACTTGCTAGAGCAACGGATGCCGCTGCGACCCGCTCACGAGAGCACGAGAAGACCGTGCATTCCACGAGTCGTGGACCCGAGCGGGCCGACGTCCGGGAGCCAGAACACGCTCCGGTCAACGAATTCGAACGCCCGCAAGTCCACGAACCTGAACAGTCGACGACCCGTGGACCCGAGCGTTCCCCCGCCACCGAGCTCGCGCACCTGCCGGTTCGTGAACCAGAGGGTGACAAGACACGCGGAGTAGATCGAGACGGGATCGGGACCCTGGAGCGCGACATAGCGCGGCTTGTCGAGCAGGAACGACAGTTGATGCAGAGGCACGAACACGAGGTTGCGCGCGAGCAGGAGCTCGACCTCCTGCGTGAGCGCGAGCGTGAGCAGTTCATGGAGCGCGAGTCGGCCCGCGAACGGGAGTTGGCGCCGCTTCGGCAGTCGATACTGGAACGCGAGCTGGAGATCCTCCAGACGCGCAATGCGGCACGTCAATTCGGCGAGGAATTGCGGCAGATTCGCGAGCCTTCGAACGAAGTGCGAACGCCGGTACTCGAAATAGGACAGGAGCAGGTCCGTGAGCCGGAGCGCCTCCCGACACCGGAACCGGTCACCATCGAATGGCGTTCCGCCGAACGGCAACTCGGCCAGCTACTGAGCATGGTGAAGCGCGCGGAAGCGCCCTCGCCGGCGATCAAGGTAGTCATTACGGCGACCGACGTCCGTGAAGCCATGGCGCGCGAACTCGACTGTCCCCAGGAGTATTGGCAGCATCTCGTCAACTCTCCGGAGTATCAGCAATGGTTGGCGCTCCAGCGCGAACAACAGGAGCAGGCACTCGCGAAGACCCGCGCCCAGGGACTGGACGAGAAAGCCCGCGGAACCGTAAGGACCAGGTGA